A single genomic interval of Argopecten irradians isolate NY chromosome 8, Ai_NY, whole genome shotgun sequence harbors:
- the LOC138329469 gene encoding beta-1,3-galactosyltransferase 5-like isoform X1, with product MEVGHGVNKVRMEKVKDERRRKGCLVMDVCCLDRISVMYSPRINGWKTLKLVLLTLIIPGNIFLLYYFQFAVKAVDLLRTLPVCDSCQSDISVQNLSRIDNCILNHTSSTMSPELLIFVLNKYNDYTSRQIIRQTWGSTQEQLSGNFRVVFVVGKGQTSKLSLESSTHGDILQVDVLEAYRKLTDKVTRAILWYKERCSNIKYIFKTDADMFLNVPFILNIARNYNLKNKLVGGCFQSYEAPDRRNNSKWRVSEKEFSGSRYPPYCSGTGYLMDKATATKLSGAFKDTPMFPMEDVYMGFCAYKTNVEVMAFTGFHITSFNYDEFMYCHCVASVHRPVKLRSLWRRHEAFCHSRWRHWSGYPITCFFMTSNYVLHTVLAMLATLLISATIVVVLCRRRLKSKKLVNSST from the exons ATGGAGG TGGGCCACGGCGTGAACAAAGTAAGGATGGAGAAGGTCAAGGATGAACGCAGAAGGAAAG GCTGTTTGGTTATGGATGTTTGCTGCCTTGATCGGATATCTGTTATGTATTCACCTCGGATAAATGGATGGAAAACTCTTAAATTAGTTTTACTCACATTGATCATACCCGGTAATATATTTCTTCTGTATTATTTTCAATTCGCCGTCAAAGCTGTAGATCTGCTTCGAACTTTACCTGTCTGTGACAGTTGTCAAAGTGACATTTCGGTTCAGAATTTGAGTAGAATCGACAACTGCATTTTGAATCATACCTCATCCACAATGTCTCCCGAACTACTTATCTTCGTTCTGAATAAGTACAATGATTATACATCAAGACAGATCATCCGACAAACCTGGGGCAGTACACAAGAACAACTCAGTGGTAATTTTAGAGTGGTCTTTGTGGTGGGGAAAGGACAAACGTCTAAATTGTCGTTAGAATCCTCTACCCACGGCGATATTCTACAAGTAGACGTCCTGGAGGCATACAGAAAACTGACAGACAAGGTCACAAGGGCAATTCTTTGGTACAAGGAACggtgttcaaatatcaaatatatcttcAAAACTGATGCTGACATGTTCTTAAATGTGccttttatattaaatattgcGCGAAATTATAATTTAAAGAATAAATTAGTTGGTGGGTGTTTTCAATCCTATGAAGCGCCTGATAGAAGAAACAACAGTAAATGGCGAGTCTCCGAAAAGGAGTTTTCTGGCTCTCGCTATCCGCCATATTGTAGCGGTACAGGCTATCTAATGGACAAAGCTACGGCTACCAAGTTGTCTGGTGCTTTTAAAGATACGCCGATGTTCCCCATGGAAGATGTCTACATGGGATTCTGCGCCTACAAAACAAACGTTGAAGTGATGGCATTTACAGGGTTTCATATAACGTCGTTCAATTATGATGAATTCATGTATTGTCATTGTGTAGCCTCGGTACATAGGCCTGTCAAACTACGCTCGCTTTGGCGGAGACATGAAGCTTTCTGTCACTCAAGATGGCGCCACTGGTCAGGGTATCCTATCACGTGCTTTTTTATGACGTCAAATTATGTATTACATACAGTATTAGCAATGTTGGCGACGCTTCTTATATCTGCTACTATTGTTGTTGTATTATGTAGAAGACGGCTGAAAAGTAAGAAACTTGTTAATAGTTCCACTTAA
- the LOC138329469 gene encoding beta-1,3-galactosyltransferase 5-like isoform X4, giving the protein MDVCCLDRISVMYSPRINGWKTLKLVLLTLIIPGNIFLLYYFQFAVKAVDLLRTLPVCDSCQSDISVQNLSRIDNCILNHTSSTMSPELLIFVLNKYNDYTSRQIIRQTWGSTQEQLSGNFRVVFVVGKGQTSKLSLESSTHGDILQVDVLEAYRKLTDKVTRAILWYKERCSNIKYIFKTDADMFLNVPFILNIARNYNLKNKLVGGCFQSYEAPDRRNNSKWRVSEKEFSGSRYPPYCSGTGYLMDKATATKLSGAFKDTPMFPMEDVYMGFCAYKTNVEVMAFTGFHITSFNYDEFMYCHCVASVHRPVKLRSLWRRHEAFCHSRWRHWSGYPITCFFMTSNYVLHTVLAMLATLLISATIVVVLCRRRLKSKKLVNSST; this is encoded by the coding sequence ATGGATGTTTGCTGCCTTGATCGGATATCTGTTATGTATTCACCTCGGATAAATGGATGGAAAACTCTTAAATTAGTTTTACTCACATTGATCATACCCGGTAATATATTTCTTCTGTATTATTTTCAATTCGCCGTCAAAGCTGTAGATCTGCTTCGAACTTTACCTGTCTGTGACAGTTGTCAAAGTGACATTTCGGTTCAGAATTTGAGTAGAATCGACAACTGCATTTTGAATCATACCTCATCCACAATGTCTCCCGAACTACTTATCTTCGTTCTGAATAAGTACAATGATTATACATCAAGACAGATCATCCGACAAACCTGGGGCAGTACACAAGAACAACTCAGTGGTAATTTTAGAGTGGTCTTTGTGGTGGGGAAAGGACAAACGTCTAAATTGTCGTTAGAATCCTCTACCCACGGCGATATTCTACAAGTAGACGTCCTGGAGGCATACAGAAAACTGACAGACAAGGTCACAAGGGCAATTCTTTGGTACAAGGAACggtgttcaaatatcaaatatatcttcAAAACTGATGCTGACATGTTCTTAAATGTGccttttatattaaatattgcGCGAAATTATAATTTAAAGAATAAATTAGTTGGTGGGTGTTTTCAATCCTATGAAGCGCCTGATAGAAGAAACAACAGTAAATGGCGAGTCTCCGAAAAGGAGTTTTCTGGCTCTCGCTATCCGCCATATTGTAGCGGTACAGGCTATCTAATGGACAAAGCTACGGCTACCAAGTTGTCTGGTGCTTTTAAAGATACGCCGATGTTCCCCATGGAAGATGTCTACATGGGATTCTGCGCCTACAAAACAAACGTTGAAGTGATGGCATTTACAGGGTTTCATATAACGTCGTTCAATTATGATGAATTCATGTATTGTCATTGTGTAGCCTCGGTACATAGGCCTGTCAAACTACGCTCGCTTTGGCGGAGACATGAAGCTTTCTGTCACTCAAGATGGCGCCACTGGTCAGGGTATCCTATCACGTGCTTTTTTATGACGTCAAATTATGTATTACATACAGTATTAGCAATGTTGGCGACGCTTCTTATATCTGCTACTATTGTTGTTGTATTATGTAGAAGACGGCTGAAAAGTAAGAAACTTGTTAATAGTTCCACTTAA
- the LOC138329471 gene encoding beta-1,3-galactosyltransferase 5-like gives MGKTLRNVFISLCVLTGLIILQNNFQIDISWNRMKVIECIDCNKFEDKPIIEPPEVCSRIGGNTSSGLAELLILIMSSANDRNSREAIRETWGGETDQKSGNFRIVFVIGKMKSTDIVREASDQRDILQVNVPDTRKAITEKVVHSLRWFVRRCPGVKYVMKTNVDVFISVPYIVRILRKYDIENTLAGHCNYQSEISDRSKRYSDLKSSQYPPYCTGSGYVISRRTAVKFVDVFGDTPYIPLDDVYIGFCAYKTNVDILDIPRAHVEYDGYDAFQYCQCVGTVRNIDAGRQREIYVKQLIDCRQRWSRGVEDLHACFVDYKDVLIPVTIMVLSTFLIFLFLILRRRINVQT, from the coding sequence ATGGGAAAGACTCTCCGGAACGTTTTTATATCGTTGTGTGTGCTGACAGGACTTATTATCCTACAAAACAACTTCCAAATAGACATTAGTTGGAACAGGATGAAAGTAATAGAATGTATCGATTGTAATAAATTCGAAGATAAACCTATCATAGAACCACCGGAAGTATGTAGTAGAATTGGTGGCAACACATCTTCCGGTCTGGCAGAGTTACTCATCCTAATTATGAGTTCAGCGAACGATAGGAACTCAAGGGAGGCAATCAGAGAGACATGGGGTGGAGAAACAGACCAAAAATCTGGTAACTTCCGAATAGTGTTTGTGATCGGCAAGATGAAGTCGACAGACATAGTTCGAGAGGCTTCGGATCAAAGAGATATTCTCCAAGTTAACGTACCAGATACAAGGAAGGCCATCACTGAGAAAGTAGTACATTCCTTACGTTGGTTTGTACGGCGGTGTCCTGGTGTGAAATATGTGATGAAAACAAATGTTGATGTGTTCATAAGTGTGCCGTATATAGTTCGAATCCTTAGAAAATACGATATAGAAAACACCTTAGCTGGTCATTGCAACTATCAAAGTGAAATTTCCGACCGAAGTAAAAGGTATTCGGATCTTAAGAGCTCACAATATCCGCCATATTGTACAGGATCGGGATATGTAATTAGTCGCAGGACAGCGGTGAAATTCGTGGACGTGTTTGGGGATACGCCTTACATTCCTTTAGATGATGTTTATATAGGATTCTGTGCGTACAAAACTAACGTCGACATTCTCGACATACCGAGGGCCCATGTAGAGTATGACGGTTATGACGCTTTCCAGTACTGTCAATGTGTCGGAACGGTTCGAAATATCGATGCTGGACGACAAAGGGAAATTTATGTTAAACAACTAATTGACTGTAGACAAAGATGGTCCCGTGGTGTAGAGGACCTTCACGCGTGCTTCGTTGACTACAAGGACGTGCTGATACCTGTAACAATCATGGTATTATCTACATTTTTGATTTTTCTATTTCTCATTCTTCGAAGACGAATTAATGTCCAAACATGA
- the LOC138329469 gene encoding beta-1,3-galactosyltransferase 5-like isoform X2 codes for MEKVKDERRRKGCLVMDVCCLDRISVMYSPRINGWKTLKLVLLTLIIPGNIFLLYYFQFAVKAVDLLRTLPVCDSCQSDISVQNLSRIDNCILNHTSSTMSPELLIFVLNKYNDYTSRQIIRQTWGSTQEQLSGNFRVVFVVGKGQTSKLSLESSTHGDILQVDVLEAYRKLTDKVTRAILWYKERCSNIKYIFKTDADMFLNVPFILNIARNYNLKNKLVGGCFQSYEAPDRRNNSKWRVSEKEFSGSRYPPYCSGTGYLMDKATATKLSGAFKDTPMFPMEDVYMGFCAYKTNVEVMAFTGFHITSFNYDEFMYCHCVASVHRPVKLRSLWRRHEAFCHSRWRHWSGYPITCFFMTSNYVLHTVLAMLATLLISATIVVVLCRRRLKSKKLVNSST; via the exons ATGGAGAAGGTCAAGGATGAACGCAGAAGGAAAG GCTGTTTGGTTATGGATGTTTGCTGCCTTGATCGGATATCTGTTATGTATTCACCTCGGATAAATGGATGGAAAACTCTTAAATTAGTTTTACTCACATTGATCATACCCGGTAATATATTTCTTCTGTATTATTTTCAATTCGCCGTCAAAGCTGTAGATCTGCTTCGAACTTTACCTGTCTGTGACAGTTGTCAAAGTGACATTTCGGTTCAGAATTTGAGTAGAATCGACAACTGCATTTTGAATCATACCTCATCCACAATGTCTCCCGAACTACTTATCTTCGTTCTGAATAAGTACAATGATTATACATCAAGACAGATCATCCGACAAACCTGGGGCAGTACACAAGAACAACTCAGTGGTAATTTTAGAGTGGTCTTTGTGGTGGGGAAAGGACAAACGTCTAAATTGTCGTTAGAATCCTCTACCCACGGCGATATTCTACAAGTAGACGTCCTGGAGGCATACAGAAAACTGACAGACAAGGTCACAAGGGCAATTCTTTGGTACAAGGAACggtgttcaaatatcaaatatatcttcAAAACTGATGCTGACATGTTCTTAAATGTGccttttatattaaatattgcGCGAAATTATAATTTAAAGAATAAATTAGTTGGTGGGTGTTTTCAATCCTATGAAGCGCCTGATAGAAGAAACAACAGTAAATGGCGAGTCTCCGAAAAGGAGTTTTCTGGCTCTCGCTATCCGCCATATTGTAGCGGTACAGGCTATCTAATGGACAAAGCTACGGCTACCAAGTTGTCTGGTGCTTTTAAAGATACGCCGATGTTCCCCATGGAAGATGTCTACATGGGATTCTGCGCCTACAAAACAAACGTTGAAGTGATGGCATTTACAGGGTTTCATATAACGTCGTTCAATTATGATGAATTCATGTATTGTCATTGTGTAGCCTCGGTACATAGGCCTGTCAAACTACGCTCGCTTTGGCGGAGACATGAAGCTTTCTGTCACTCAAGATGGCGCCACTGGTCAGGGTATCCTATCACGTGCTTTTTTATGACGTCAAATTATGTATTACATACAGTATTAGCAATGTTGGCGACGCTTCTTATATCTGCTACTATTGTTGTTGTATTATGTAGAAGACGGCTGAAAAGTAAGAAACTTGTTAATAGTTCCACTTAA
- the LOC138329469 gene encoding beta-1,3-galactosyltransferase 5-like isoform X3 translates to MEGCLVMDVCCLDRISVMYSPRINGWKTLKLVLLTLIIPGNIFLLYYFQFAVKAVDLLRTLPVCDSCQSDISVQNLSRIDNCILNHTSSTMSPELLIFVLNKYNDYTSRQIIRQTWGSTQEQLSGNFRVVFVVGKGQTSKLSLESSTHGDILQVDVLEAYRKLTDKVTRAILWYKERCSNIKYIFKTDADMFLNVPFILNIARNYNLKNKLVGGCFQSYEAPDRRNNSKWRVSEKEFSGSRYPPYCSGTGYLMDKATATKLSGAFKDTPMFPMEDVYMGFCAYKTNVEVMAFTGFHITSFNYDEFMYCHCVASVHRPVKLRSLWRRHEAFCHSRWRHWSGYPITCFFMTSNYVLHTVLAMLATLLISATIVVVLCRRRLKSKKLVNSST, encoded by the exons ATGGAGG GCTGTTTGGTTATGGATGTTTGCTGCCTTGATCGGATATCTGTTATGTATTCACCTCGGATAAATGGATGGAAAACTCTTAAATTAGTTTTACTCACATTGATCATACCCGGTAATATATTTCTTCTGTATTATTTTCAATTCGCCGTCAAAGCTGTAGATCTGCTTCGAACTTTACCTGTCTGTGACAGTTGTCAAAGTGACATTTCGGTTCAGAATTTGAGTAGAATCGACAACTGCATTTTGAATCATACCTCATCCACAATGTCTCCCGAACTACTTATCTTCGTTCTGAATAAGTACAATGATTATACATCAAGACAGATCATCCGACAAACCTGGGGCAGTACACAAGAACAACTCAGTGGTAATTTTAGAGTGGTCTTTGTGGTGGGGAAAGGACAAACGTCTAAATTGTCGTTAGAATCCTCTACCCACGGCGATATTCTACAAGTAGACGTCCTGGAGGCATACAGAAAACTGACAGACAAGGTCACAAGGGCAATTCTTTGGTACAAGGAACggtgttcaaatatcaaatatatcttcAAAACTGATGCTGACATGTTCTTAAATGTGccttttatattaaatattgcGCGAAATTATAATTTAAAGAATAAATTAGTTGGTGGGTGTTTTCAATCCTATGAAGCGCCTGATAGAAGAAACAACAGTAAATGGCGAGTCTCCGAAAAGGAGTTTTCTGGCTCTCGCTATCCGCCATATTGTAGCGGTACAGGCTATCTAATGGACAAAGCTACGGCTACCAAGTTGTCTGGTGCTTTTAAAGATACGCCGATGTTCCCCATGGAAGATGTCTACATGGGATTCTGCGCCTACAAAACAAACGTTGAAGTGATGGCATTTACAGGGTTTCATATAACGTCGTTCAATTATGATGAATTCATGTATTGTCATTGTGTAGCCTCGGTACATAGGCCTGTCAAACTACGCTCGCTTTGGCGGAGACATGAAGCTTTCTGTCACTCAAGATGGCGCCACTGGTCAGGGTATCCTATCACGTGCTTTTTTATGACGTCAAATTATGTATTACATACAGTATTAGCAATGTTGGCGACGCTTCTTATATCTGCTACTATTGTTGTTGTATTATGTAGAAGACGGCTGAAAAGTAAGAAACTTGTTAATAGTTCCACTTAA